A single region of the bacterium genome encodes:
- the amrA gene encoding AmmeMemoRadiSam system protein A, which yields MKDISSLSQKDLPKLARLVVKTFLQKQSLPSFAKLPPFLRKPKACFVSLHHKRNNDLRGCIGTIFPVKKTLWEELCQNALCAAFSDPRFPPLSEAELSEVKFSVDLLSSPQKTKFSKLNPKKLGLIAKTPDGRMGLLLPDIEGIKTPHQQLSICLKKGKIGPKEKYDLYVFKTQRYKEKE from the coding sequence ATGAAAGATATAAGTTCTTTAAGTCAGAAAGATTTACCCAAACTCGCCCGTCTTGTCGTTAAAACTTTTCTGCAAAAACAATCTCTCCCCTCTTTTGCTAAACTGCCTCCTTTCTTAAGAAAACCCAAAGCCTGTTTTGTTAGTTTGCACCACAAAAGAAATAATGACTTAAGAGGTTGTATTGGCACGATTTTTCCTGTTAAAAAAACTCTTTGGGAAGAACTATGTCAAAACGCCCTTTGCGCTGCCTTCTCTGACCCACGTTTTCCCCCTCTTTCTGAAGCAGAGCTTAGTGAAGTAAAATTCAGCGTAGATTTGCTTAGCTCACCCCAAAAAACAAAATTCTCTAAACTTAACCCCAAAAAATTAGGCTTGATTGCAAAAACCCCTGATGGAAGAATGGGTCTACTTTTACCTGACATTGAAGGTATTAAAACACCTCATCAACAACTATCAATCTGCCTAAAAAAAGGAAAAATTGGACCCAAAGAAAAATACGATCTCTATGTCTTCAAAACCCAACGATACAAAGAAAAAGAGTAA
- a CDS encoding TraR/DksA C4-type zinc finger protein — MLSESFLNKQREKLLKQQEELQKQLKELRAKRKRGRRFLVRFPVYGRDVDSDVQEVQDFSENISLERRLSELLRETKMALRLLKRRKYGLCLVCGKPIPQARLKAYPAAITHAGCKKPPRFWHKIWRFAKSKLVNKKKKK; from the coding sequence ATGTTGAGCGAATCTTTTCTTAATAAGCAGAGAGAAAAGCTTTTAAAGCAGCAGGAAGAGCTGCAGAAGCAGCTTAAGGAGTTGAGAGCCAAGAGAAAGAGAGGCAGAAGGTTTTTGGTAAGGTTTCCGGTTTATGGTCGCGATGTAGATTCTGATGTGCAAGAAGTTCAGGATTTTTCTGAAAATATCTCTTTAGAACGGCGTCTTTCAGAGCTTTTACGGGAAACCAAGATGGCTTTGCGTTTGCTTAAAAGGCGGAAATATGGATTGTGTTTAGTTTGTGGTAAACCTATTCCCCAAGCGCGCCTGAAGGCTTATCCAGCAGCTATTACTCATGCTGGTTGTAAAAAACCTCCCCGATTCTGGCATAAGATTTGGCGTTTTGCTAAAAGCAAATTAGTTAATAAAAAAAAGAAAAAGTGA
- a CDS encoding signal peptidase II gives MIAIFALLSLISDQLVKFLLERFLPDYVVITSQTLVFSNTAAGVISVLFLVLLFGLYWRDRDLIESNLWASLGMGFCFGGAVSNLVDRLTRGGVLDFGLSSVRSNLADILLLVGLFLLFGFYFSRKDTESV, from the coding sequence GTGATTGCTATTTTTGCTCTTTTATCACTAATATCAGACCAGTTAGTAAAGTTTTTGTTAGAGAGGTTTTTGCCTGATTATGTAGTCATAACCTCTCAAACTTTAGTTTTTTCTAATACAGCGGCTGGAGTTATTAGTGTATTGTTTTTGGTTTTGCTTTTTGGCCTTTATTGGCGGGACAGGGATCTTATTGAGAGTAATTTGTGGGCGAGTTTGGGAATGGGTTTTTGTTTTGGCGGTGCTGTTTCCAATCTGGTGGATCGTTTAACTAGAGGAGGGGTGTTGGATTTTGGTTTGTCTTCTGTTAGATCAAATTTGGCTGATATTTTGCTTTTGGTTGGTTTATTTCTTCTTTTTGGCTTTTATTTTTCTCGTAAGGATACAGAGTCTGTTTAA
- the secG gene encoding preprotein translocase subunit SecG, with product MSDLEIAEVVVAVLLVIFVLLQQQGTTLGGAFGGESVVYHTRRGIEKFLFVGTIILGLAFVILALLNVIY from the coding sequence ATGTCTGATTTAGAGATCGCTGAAGTGGTAGTAGCGGTTTTGCTGGTTATTTTTGTGCTTTTACAGCAGCAAGGCACAACTTTAGGTGGTGCTTTTGGTGGGGAGAGTGTGGTTTATCATACGCGGCGAGGTATTGAGAAATTTCTTTTTGTTGGCACTATTATTTTGGGTTTAGCTTTTGTTATTTTAGCTTTGCTTAATGTCATCTACTAA